Proteins encoded by one window of Streptomyces sp. ALI-76-A:
- a CDS encoding serine/threonine-protein kinase, which produces MLIAGRYRLQDPIGRGAMGEVWRALDETLGRTVAVKLLLPHDSDPTATSRFRLEAQTAGRLNHPYVVGVYDFGEYDGRLFLVMELVEGDSLAHRLTTAGPLPADQVARIATQAAAGLAAAHQQGIVHRDIKPANLLLDPDGTLKIGDFGIARFIDDPSGALTTTGQIVGTSLYLAPERALGKAAGPASDVYALGCVLYQLLTGRPPFRADSAMAILHQHLDSAPVPPRQLGARIPPAFENYLLGLLAKRPEDRPAAQQVAEWFGGGAWQGRSEPLPEPVSVPGRAPAPVRAQAWAPAVSAAAAPAPVFPPETGPPTTYALPSATGRAPRPRAARRSRGPGRGTAARRPGVGWMAAGVVVFLAAMVAGMLWFAPGRSTADSPGDSTPGTTAPVTSPAATPSAAPSEAAPLAGVPVPSPTTAVATATREEQTAEEQTGKEQTGEPERREGSKGSEKDEDEDDGAGED; this is translated from the coding sequence GTGCTCATAGCGGGCCGGTACCGGCTGCAGGATCCGATCGGTCGCGGGGCGATGGGGGAGGTCTGGCGGGCCCTCGACGAGACGCTCGGCAGGACGGTGGCCGTCAAGCTCCTCCTGCCCCACGACTCCGACCCCACGGCGACCTCCCGCTTCCGGCTGGAGGCCCAGACCGCGGGGCGGCTCAACCACCCGTACGTGGTGGGGGTGTACGACTTCGGCGAGTACGACGGCCGGCTCTTCCTGGTGATGGAACTGGTCGAGGGCGACAGCCTGGCCCACCGGCTCACCACGGCCGGGCCGCTCCCCGCCGACCAGGTGGCCCGGATCGCCACCCAGGCCGCCGCCGGGCTCGCCGCGGCCCACCAGCAGGGCATCGTGCACCGCGACATCAAGCCCGCCAACCTGCTGCTGGACCCCGACGGCACCCTGAAGATCGGCGACTTCGGCATCGCTCGCTTCATCGACGACCCGTCCGGCGCGCTCACCACGACCGGACAGATCGTCGGCACCAGCCTCTATCTCGCGCCCGAGCGGGCCCTCGGGAAGGCCGCGGGACCGGCCAGCGACGTGTACGCCCTCGGCTGTGTCCTGTACCAACTCCTCACCGGACGCCCGCCGTTCAGGGCCGACAGCGCCATGGCGATCCTGCACCAGCACCTCGACTCCGCCCCCGTGCCACCCCGGCAGCTCGGCGCCCGGATTCCGCCCGCCTTCGAGAACTACCTGCTCGGACTGCTCGCCAAGCGGCCCGAGGACCGGCCGGCCGCCCAGCAGGTCGCCGAGTGGTTCGGCGGCGGAGCGTGGCAGGGCCGCTCCGAGCCGCTGCCGGAACCGGTATCCGTACCGGGGCGGGCGCCCGCCCCGGTACGGGCACAGGCCTGGGCACCGGCCGTGTCCGCGGCAGCCGCCCCCGCGCCGGTGTTCCCGCCGGAGACCGGGCCCCCGACGACGTACGCGCTGCCCTCCGCGACCGGACGGGCGCCCCGTCCGCGTGCGGCCCGGCGCTCTCGGGGTCCGGGACGGGGAACCGCCGCCCGACGGCCCGGAGTGGGCTGGATGGCCGCCGGCGTGGTGGTGTTCCTGGCCGCGATGGTCGCCGGGATGCTGTGGTTCGCGCCCGGCCGCAGTACCGCCGACAGCCCCGGCGACAGCACCCCGGGGACGACGGCCCCCGTCACGAGTCCCGCGGCGACGCCGAGTGCCGCCCCGTCCGAGGCCGCGCCCCTGGCCGGCGTACCCGTTCCGTCCCCGACCACGGCCGTCGCGACGGCCACGCGAGAGGAGCAGACGGCGGAGGAACAGACGGGGAAGGAGCAGACGGGGGAGCCGGAGAGGCGGGAGGGGTCCAAGGGCTCCGAGAAGGACGAGGACGAGGACGACGGGGCCGGCGAGGACTGA
- a CDS encoding LamG domain-containing protein translates to MYDRHRAASVASGAVALVFTLGALPGAAYAAGQGHGVRAQETSLSREGYWPLENAPGGTAPNVEPEGLPLTLNGDAWIYHNEDIFGDPALVDQGDLRLDGDADWAATSAAPVDGDGSFTLAARARLAAADDRTHTVLSLPGSDADRLAIRYQAATGKWEVVVSTKDKANAPQVVITEEQDLPDDDPHGVGDHLAAVFDAPARELRFYVNGQLATTSTAVDTTSWTASGGLQVGRSAIHDEYFQGTVDEVRAYSGAATPTMISQMASLTGAPDL, encoded by the coding sequence ATGTACGACAGACATCGCGCCGCGTCTGTGGCGTCGGGCGCCGTCGCGCTCGTGTTCACACTCGGTGCGCTCCCTGGCGCCGCCTACGCGGCCGGCCAGGGGCACGGAGTCCGGGCCCAGGAGACGTCACTGAGCCGTGAGGGCTACTGGCCCTTGGAGAACGCGCCAGGCGGAACCGCTCCCAACGTGGAGCCCGAGGGGTTGCCGCTGACCTTGAACGGTGACGCGTGGATCTACCACAACGAGGACATCTTCGGAGACCCCGCACTGGTGGATCAGGGCGATCTCCGGCTCGACGGCGACGCCGACTGGGCTGCGACCTCCGCGGCACCGGTCGACGGGGACGGAAGCTTCACCCTCGCCGCCCGTGCCCGCCTGGCCGCCGCCGACGACAGGACCCACACCGTCCTGTCACTCCCGGGCTCCGACGCCGACCGCCTCGCGATCCGGTACCAGGCGGCGACCGGGAAGTGGGAAGTCGTGGTGTCCACCAAGGACAAGGCGAACGCCCCGCAGGTGGTCATCACCGAGGAGCAGGATCTGCCCGATGACGATCCCCACGGTGTGGGCGACCACTTGGCCGCGGTCTTCGACGCCCCCGCTCGCGAACTTCGTTTCTATGTGAACGGCCAGCTGGCCACCACGTCGACTGCCGTGGACACGACCTCGTGGACGGCCTCAGGCGGTCTCCAGGTGGGCCGCTCGGCGATCCACGACGAGTACTTCCAGGGCACCGTCGACGAGGTACGCGCCTACTCGGGCGCCGCGACTCCGACCATGATCAGCCAGATGGCCTCCCTGACGGGAGCCCCCGACCTCTGA
- a CDS encoding Pr6Pr family membrane protein, producing MTAPIPRDMPDLPAIPGMPTQWPSPVPATAVVPPVRRPRTASYRLLVALTATAGVTIDLLLGSPATALSHFTTQSSILLALVMLFSARRAWSARRPLPSAVTGAALLYVTITGLVHHLLLANEASPFSMTGEAATAPTGWHALSNQLLHTVVPAAALLDWLLLTAPGALRLRRAVPWLLYPVAYLVFSLTRGELLPSGTQARYLYPFLDVDHHGYKSVLGNALFLGLAFYALAVLLVALDHARPNPTRHCG from the coding sequence ATGACCGCCCCGATACCCAGGGACATGCCGGACCTGCCCGCCATCCCGGGCATGCCGACGCAGTGGCCCTCCCCCGTCCCCGCCACGGCGGTGGTGCCCCCTGTACGCCGCCCCCGGACCGCCTCGTACCGCCTGCTGGTCGCCCTGACGGCGACCGCCGGCGTGACGATCGACCTGCTCCTCGGCAGCCCGGCCACGGCCCTGAGCCACTTCACGACCCAGAGCAGCATCCTGCTGGCGCTGGTCATGCTCTTCTCGGCTCGGAGGGCCTGGAGCGCCCGTCGCCCGCTGCCGTCCGCCGTGACGGGCGCCGCCCTGCTCTACGTCACGATCACGGGCCTGGTGCACCACCTGCTCCTGGCCAACGAGGCGAGCCCGTTCTCGATGACCGGCGAGGCGGCCACGGCCCCCACGGGCTGGCACGCACTCTCGAACCAGCTCCTGCATACGGTGGTCCCCGCGGCGGCCTTGCTGGACTGGCTGCTCCTCACCGCCCCCGGTGCCCTGCGCCTCCGCCGGGCAGTCCCCTGGCTTCTCTACCCGGTGGCCTACCTGGTCTTCTCCCTGACCCGCGGCGAGCTGCTCCCGTCCGGGACCCAGGCCCGCTACCTCTACCCGTTCCTGGACGTGGACCACCACGGCTACAAGAGCGTCCTGGGCAACGCCCTGTTCCTCGGCCTCGCCTTCTACGCCCTCGCCGTCCTCCTCGTGGCCCTCGACCACGCCCGCCCGAACCCCACCCGCCACTGCGGCTAA